A window from Candidatus Latescibacterota bacterium encodes these proteins:
- a CDS encoding peptidylprolyl isomerase, whose amino-acid sequence MAASSRGGAALGAAVAVLLGGLLFVGGCREEAGSPGLSSRGDDGARAPERLDYLVRVGDTALSEERFVEGIPEEFRGLLTLEEKRGYLDRWVDTELLYEAAKDRGVLDDPDLQQRLEQQRREYVANYLLQKVLNERVAITEGEIADYYAEHLDEYSSEYRYREIVVRSQQEAEDLHERLASNAISFTRAAERHSLASSARMGGDMGWLAKGGMPPEVEERIVNMKPQEISKPFETAWGWTLIQFRERRESDRALDLQDVRDEILRYLTMQRRRQVYAEFLDEVQQSYPVRYHPDLEQRLRSDEFVPAGSLR is encoded by the coding sequence ATGGCCGCTTCTAGCCGGGGAGGGGCGGCTCTCGGCGCGGCGGTCGCCGTCCTGCTCGGGGGCCTGCTGTTCGTGGGCGGCTGCCGCGAGGAGGCCGGCTCGCCCGGTCTGTCGAGCCGCGGCGACGACGGCGCGCGCGCTCCCGAGCGCCTGGACTACCTGGTCCGGGTGGGGGACACGGCGCTGTCCGAGGAGCGCTTCGTGGAGGGCATCCCCGAGGAGTTCCGGGGCCTCCTCACGCTGGAGGAGAAGCGCGGCTACCTGGATCGCTGGGTGGACACGGAGCTGCTCTACGAGGCGGCCAAGGACCGCGGCGTCCTCGACGACCCCGACCTCCAGCAGCGCCTGGAGCAGCAGCGGCGCGAGTACGTCGCCAACTATCTGCTGCAGAAGGTGCTGAACGAGCGCGTGGCGATCACCGAGGGCGAGATCGCGGACTACTACGCCGAGCACCTGGACGAGTACTCGTCCGAGTACCGCTATCGCGAGATCGTGGTGCGCAGCCAGCAGGAGGCGGAGGACCTCCACGAGCGTCTCGCCAGCAACGCCATCTCCTTCACGCGGGCGGCCGAGCGCCACTCGCTCGCCAGCTCCGCGCGGATGGGCGGCGACATGGGCTGGCTCGCCAAGGGCGGCATGCCGCCCGAGGTGGAGGAGCGCATCGTGAACATGAAGCCGCAGGAGATCTCGAAGCCCTTCGAGACCGCCTGGGGCTGGACGCTGATCCAGTTCCGCGAGCGCCGCGAGAGCGACCGCGCCCTGGATCTGCAGGACGTCCGCGACGAGATCCTGCGCTACCTCACCATGCAGCGCCGCCGGCAGGTCTACGCCGAGTTCCTCGACGAGGTGCAGCAGAGCTACCCCGTGCGCTATCACCCCGATCTGGAGCAGCGTCTGCGCAGCGACGAGTTCGTGCCCGCGGGCAGCCTGCGCTAG
- the mfd gene encoding transcription-repair coupling factor: MAILDDLPTLHGGAAALREALAAGPQRRVLTGLKGSSLPLLLARLDRELEDDPRPWVLLTSLGAEAEGLAEDLRTFGATGVEHFPELEILPFDRHSADRNLVARRVEVLDALERGEVRFLCTSVRAWLRKVPPPELLAERRFTLRPGLDLDLDGLAARLEALGYRKVGLVTEPGDFAVKGGIVDLYAPGGTIDAPLRLEFFGDTLESLRQFSAESQMSTGAVTEARVLPCSQVLLAEEDRLRAVRELHKLYPSESVLVEDLAASFLEGIPFEGIDRYSAYFVPEVPLARYFPAGLRPVLLDEGAIAERWQHLDDEVTRRHARALENDELPPNADAAYLDRGDLQRLLDAPELLLVEDELAEAMASPRAPVLKFASKSQPAFGSSVKALREDLGQLVAEGYRVTVFCDNKGQADRLAEILSDHERLLHLPVGDLQHGFLLPDEKLAVYTDHEIFDRYKRIRRRQRLYRGAGPVRDRASLKPGDYVVHIQHGVARYQGMKKLDVLGEEREVLHLSYADDQQLYVPVEQIHLVEKYSNQEDGSPRLNRLGEKAWIRTRKKAEKAVREMAADLLQLYARRQASGGFGFGPDTPWQKELEASFLYQDTPDQAQAALETKQDMEQARPMDRLVCGDVGFGKTEVAIRAAFKAVQAGKQVAVLVPTTILAQQHLQTFAERLREYPVRIDMVSRFRTSAQIKETLKRLAAGELDIVVGTHRLLSADVAFKDLGLLVVDEEHRFGVAHKEKLKRARAAVDVLTLTATPIPRTLHMALGGIRDVSLIRTPPLDRLPVHTEIVAFDEETMKEAILREVDRGGQVYFVHNRVETITAMAAFLQELLPDLRIAVGHGQMSEKQLERVMVDFIEGEFDVLVSTMIIESGLDIPRVNTILINRADRFGLAQLHQLRGRVGRSRQRAYCLLMIPRDRGVTDDSRRRLEALVEHDELGAGYKLALRDLEIRGAGNMLGAEQHGHLTAVGFDLYLRLVAEAVRELREGKSYAQDVRVESRLDARIPDDYVPDPEQKMILYQRMGHADRLEQVDALRRELRDRFGDLPGPVENLFLLLELKVLAQGAGVARVELGDPTRVEMQPGAGLNRTALGDLARNFGRDILFKAGDPLVLELRGRPGERITQTRNLLKSMEGCAIQLTSNA, from the coding sequence ATGGCCATCCTCGACGATCTGCCCACCCTCCACGGCGGCGCCGCCGCGCTGCGCGAGGCTCTGGCCGCCGGCCCCCAGCGCCGTGTGCTCACCGGGCTCAAGGGTTCGAGCTTGCCGCTGCTGCTGGCGCGGCTGGATCGCGAGCTCGAGGATGACCCCCGCCCCTGGGTGCTGCTCACCAGTCTCGGCGCCGAGGCCGAAGGTCTCGCCGAGGACCTGCGCACCTTCGGCGCGACGGGCGTGGAGCACTTCCCCGAGCTGGAGATCCTGCCCTTCGACCGCCACAGCGCCGACCGCAACCTCGTCGCCCGCCGCGTGGAGGTGCTCGACGCGCTGGAGCGCGGCGAGGTGCGCTTCCTCTGCACCAGCGTGCGCGCCTGGCTGCGCAAGGTGCCGCCGCCAGAGCTGCTGGCCGAGCGGCGCTTCACGCTGCGCCCGGGTCTCGACCTCGATCTCGACGGCCTCGCCGCCCGCCTCGAGGCCCTGGGCTATCGCAAGGTGGGGCTCGTCACCGAGCCCGGCGACTTCGCGGTGAAGGGCGGGATCGTCGACCTGTATGCCCCCGGGGGCACGATTGACGCGCCCCTGCGCCTGGAGTTCTTCGGCGACACCCTCGAGAGCCTGAGGCAGTTCAGCGCCGAGAGCCAGATGAGCACCGGCGCGGTGACCGAGGCGCGCGTCCTGCCCTGCAGCCAGGTGCTGCTGGCCGAGGAGGATCGCCTGCGCGCGGTCCGCGAGCTGCACAAGCTCTACCCCTCCGAGTCCGTGCTGGTGGAGGACCTGGCCGCGAGCTTCCTCGAGGGCATCCCCTTCGAGGGCATCGACCGCTACAGCGCCTACTTCGTGCCCGAGGTGCCGCTGGCGCGCTACTTCCCCGCCGGCCTGCGGCCCGTGCTCCTCGACGAGGGCGCCATCGCCGAGCGCTGGCAGCATCTGGACGACGAGGTGACCCGCCGCCACGCCCGCGCGCTCGAGAACGACGAGCTGCCGCCGAACGCCGACGCCGCCTACCTCGACCGCGGCGATCTGCAGCGCCTGCTGGACGCGCCGGAGCTGCTCCTCGTGGAGGACGAACTCGCCGAGGCCATGGCCAGCCCCCGCGCGCCGGTGCTCAAGTTCGCGAGCAAGAGCCAGCCCGCCTTCGGCAGCAGCGTGAAGGCCCTGCGCGAGGACCTGGGCCAGCTCGTGGCGGAGGGCTACCGCGTCACCGTGTTCTGCGACAACAAGGGCCAGGCGGACCGTCTCGCCGAGATCCTGAGCGATCACGAGCGGCTGCTGCACCTGCCCGTGGGCGACCTGCAGCACGGCTTCCTGCTGCCGGACGAGAAGCTGGCCGTCTACACCGATCACGAGATCTTCGACCGCTACAAGCGCATCCGCCGCCGGCAGCGGCTCTATCGCGGCGCGGGGCCCGTGCGCGACCGCGCGAGCCTGAAGCCGGGCGACTACGTCGTGCACATCCAGCACGGCGTGGCGCGCTACCAGGGCATGAAGAAGCTCGACGTCCTCGGCGAGGAGCGCGAGGTCCTGCACCTCAGCTACGCGGACGACCAGCAGCTCTACGTGCCCGTCGAGCAGATCCACCTGGTGGAGAAGTATTCCAACCAGGAGGACGGCAGCCCCCGCCTCAACCGCCTCGGCGAGAAGGCCTGGATCCGCACGCGCAAGAAGGCCGAGAAGGCCGTCCGCGAGATGGCCGCCGACCTGCTGCAGCTCTACGCGCGGCGCCAGGCCAGCGGCGGCTTCGGCTTCGGTCCCGACACGCCCTGGCAGAAGGAGCTGGAGGCCAGCTTCCTCTACCAGGACACGCCCGACCAGGCCCAGGCGGCGCTGGAGACCAAGCAGGACATGGAGCAGGCGCGGCCCATGGACCGCCTGGTCTGCGGCGACGTGGGCTTCGGCAAGACCGAGGTGGCCATCCGCGCCGCCTTCAAGGCCGTGCAGGCGGGCAAGCAGGTGGCCGTGCTCGTCCCCACGACCATCCTCGCCCAGCAGCACCTGCAGACCTTCGCCGAGCGCCTGCGCGAGTACCCCGTGCGCATCGACATGGTCAGCCGCTTCCGCACGAGCGCCCAGATCAAGGAGACGCTGAAGCGCCTCGCCGCCGGCGAGCTGGACATCGTGGTGGGCACGCACCGCCTGCTCTCGGCCGACGTGGCCTTCAAGGACCTCGGCCTGCTGGTGGTGGACGAGGAGCACCGCTTCGGCGTCGCCCACAAGGAGAAGCTGAAGCGGGCGCGGGCGGCGGTGGACGTCCTCACGCTCACGGCCACGCCCATCCCCCGCACGCTGCACATGGCCCTCGGCGGGATCCGCGACGTGTCGCTGATCCGCACGCCGCCGCTGGACCGCCTGCCGGTGCACACGGAGATCGTCGCCTTCGACGAGGAGACCATGAAGGAGGCGATCCTGCGCGAGGTGGACCGCGGCGGGCAGGTCTACTTCGTGCACAACCGCGTGGAGACGATCACCGCCATGGCGGCCTTCCTGCAGGAGCTGCTGCCCGATCTGCGCATCGCGGTGGGGCACGGGCAGATGAGCGAGAAGCAGCTGGAGCGGGTGATGGTGGACTTCATCGAGGGCGAGTTCGACGTGCTGGTGAGCACGATGATCATCGAGAGCGGTCTGGACATCCCGCGGGTGAACACGATCCTCATCAACCGCGCGGACCGCTTCGGCCTGGCCCAGCTGCACCAGCTGCGCGGGCGCGTGGGCCGCAGCCGGCAGCGCGCCTACTGCCTGCTCATGATCCCGCGCGACCGGGGCGTCACGGACGACAGCCGCCGGCGTCTCGAGGCGCTGGTGGAGCACGACGAGCTGGGCGCCGGCTACAAGCTCGCCCTGCGCGATCTCGAGATCCGCGGCGCGGGCAACATGCTCGGCGCCGAGCAGCACGGCCATCTGACGGCGGTGGGCTTCGACCTCTACCTGCGCCTGGTGGCCGAGGCCGTTCGCGAGCTGCGGGAGGGCAAGAGCTACGCGCAGGACGTCCGCGTGGAGTCGCGCCTGGACGCGCGGATCCCCGACGACTACGTCCCCGACCCCGAGCAGAAGATGATCCTCTACCAGCGCATGGGCCACGCCGATCGGCTGGAGCAGGTAGACGCCCTGCGCCGCGAGCTGCGGGACCGCTTCGGCGACCTGCCGGGCCCCGTGGAGAACCTCTTCCTGCTGCTGGAGCTCAAGGTCCTGGCCCAGGGCGCCGGGGTGGCCCGGGTGGAGCTCGGGGACCCCACGCGCGTGGAGATGCAGCCCGGCGCGGGGCTGAACAGGACCGCCCTGGGCGACTTGGCCCGGAACTTCGGGCGCGATATACTCTTCAAGGCGGGCGATCCCCTGGTCCTGGAGCTGCGCGGCCGGCCCGGGGAGCGCATCACCCAAACCCGAAACCTGTTGAAGTCGATGGAAGGCTGTGCTATTCAATTGACTTCAAATGCCTGA
- a CDS encoding peptidyl-prolyl cis-trans isomerase, protein MAKLRSAHVLTALLLGSLLAGCGGKNPDDVVASVDGVPITVAYFEAKWAKLASNDADFKPTPANLDSMRGAVLDVLINKELMVNKALEEKMVEDTVYREAYDNQLDYRLIEALKNREVVDKMPTFTEDDLLAHYKYLGLTVKARHIDMDLLEDAQKVVADLRAGTISFADAVAKYSTNQDRDRGGDLGTVSFGSNIKPVEDALFNMGEGEITDPIKTPYGYSIFIVDSVKNTQPQEYAAVRESIKRRLETRALREKGAEHAERALKKHGFKFHWDTAEKVLAKMPDDMTPSQAAQSRANTEEKPVLKFSPEELKMTLYELEGKDYTLQEFSDEYDRLHPFARPQKANRLQGIYNYVQKEVVGKVMPEEARTQGLDKDPEVIVAMKEFEEQACIGAVRRVFVERNLHITEADERAFYEKNPLYYTIKPQVRCKQIINSEEAKIQDAWKRLQAGDSFDDVGRDVSIVFDRQWVTDWFTPDSIANPENEAIRLIARLQEPGEMTEPFYYQGYWGIMQLFETRPAHLMEFEEAKSRVEKDVHESMANAMLDSLLGEWRKDADVEIDQKVLGKTEMGEAPNPDHGRF, encoded by the coding sequence ATGGCGAAGCTGAGGTCCGCCCATGTCCTGACGGCGCTGCTGCTGGGCAGCCTGCTGGCCGGCTGCGGCGGCAAGAACCCCGACGACGTTGTGGCCTCCGTCGACGGCGTGCCCATCACCGTGGCCTACTTCGAGGCCAAGTGGGCGAAGCTGGCGTCCAACGACGCCGACTTCAAGCCGACGCCGGCGAACCTGGACTCCATGCGTGGCGCGGTGCTCGACGTGCTCATCAACAAGGAGCTCATGGTGAACAAGGCCCTCGAGGAGAAGATGGTGGAGGACACCGTCTACCGGGAGGCCTACGACAACCAGCTCGACTACCGGCTCATCGAGGCGCTCAAGAACCGCGAAGTCGTGGACAAGATGCCCACCTTCACCGAGGACGACCTGCTGGCCCACTACAAGTACCTGGGCCTGACGGTGAAGGCGCGGCACATCGACATGGATCTGCTCGAGGACGCGCAGAAGGTGGTGGCCGACCTCAGGGCCGGGACGATCAGCTTCGCCGACGCGGTGGCGAAGTACTCCACCAACCAGGACCGGGATCGCGGCGGCGACCTGGGCACGGTGAGCTTCGGCAGCAACATCAAGCCGGTGGAGGACGCGCTCTTCAACATGGGCGAGGGCGAGATCACCGATCCGATCAAGACGCCCTACGGCTACAGCATCTTCATCGTGGACTCGGTCAAGAACACGCAGCCGCAGGAGTACGCGGCCGTGCGCGAATCCATCAAGCGCCGGCTGGAGACGCGCGCGCTGCGCGAGAAGGGGGCCGAGCACGCCGAGCGCGCGCTCAAGAAGCACGGCTTCAAGTTCCACTGGGACACGGCGGAGAAGGTCCTCGCCAAGATGCCCGACGACATGACGCCCTCCCAGGCCGCGCAGTCGCGCGCGAACACGGAGGAGAAGCCCGTCCTCAAGTTCTCGCCGGAGGAGCTGAAGATGACCCTCTACGAGCTGGAGGGCAAGGACTACACGCTGCAGGAGTTCTCCGACGAGTACGACCGCCTGCATCCCTTCGCGCGGCCGCAGAAGGCCAACCGTCTGCAGGGCATCTACAACTACGTGCAGAAGGAAGTGGTGGGGAAGGTCATGCCCGAGGAGGCGCGCACCCAGGGCCTGGACAAGGATCCCGAGGTGATCGTGGCCATGAAGGAGTTCGAGGAGCAGGCCTGCATCGGCGCGGTGCGTCGCGTCTTCGTGGAGCGCAACCTGCACATCACCGAGGCGGACGAGCGCGCCTTCTACGAGAAGAACCCGCTCTACTACACGATCAAGCCGCAGGTGCGCTGCAAGCAGATCATCAACAGCGAGGAAGCCAAGATCCAGGACGCCTGGAAGCGCCTGCAGGCGGGCGACAGCTTCGACGACGTGGGCCGCGACGTGTCGATCGTCTTCGACCGGCAGTGGGTCACCGACTGGTTCACGCCGGACTCGATCGCCAATCCCGAGAACGAGGCCATCCGCCTCATCGCGCGCCTGCAGGAGCCCGGCGAGATGACCGAGCCCTTCTACTACCAGGGCTACTGGGGCATCATGCAGCTCTTCGAGACCCGCCCCGCGCACCTCATGGAGTTCGAGGAGGCGAAGAGCCGCGTGGAGAAGGATGTCCACGAGTCCATGGCCAACGCCATGCTCGACTCCCTGCTGGGCGAGTGGCGCAAGGATGCCGACGTGGAGATCGACCAGAAGGTGCTCGGCAAGACCGAGATGGGCGAGGCGCCCAACCCCGACCATGGCCGCTTCTAG
- a CDS encoding FG-GAP repeat protein, protein MPRASRLASGLRLAAALLALLLLTAPAPREQTSPVPGDWWTEVQTALSAAEYLPEAMDGGFGAPNRAQGLRLRFDAEGVSVSPRRASAGDWRWAWRTARWGRPAALAEAGAVGPIADARQIHYVREGLVEWYANGESGLEQGFTVSEAPPGAGPLCIVGAVETSLGFDPSADGDALQFADADGHARLRYDALRAWDDAGRELPCRMALADGALRLEVDDTGARYPVTLDPLLSTPDWLVQGAIMNAELGYRVAPAGDVNGDGYGDIIVGSPDYTSNGWLFYGRAWVFLGGAGGPSSTPHWEVTTTQDGCKFGYSVAAAGDVNGDGYDDVLVGAPDYAVDYYANGAAFLYLGSASGLDTSYDWREDGNDVYVSFGWSVAGAGDVNGDGYDDILIGDPYYGTTGRATLYLGGSAGPDHTIDWAVGIAGRSGNSVAGAGDVNGDGYADIAVGIPWRTGTLGAEGGFRVYHGGASGPDTTPDCDVLGDEIGEYLGYSVAGAGDVNGDGYADLLVGGVALDGYYATHSRVQLYLGGASGTATAPAWEITQADHGQALGYDIASAGDVNGDGVADVLVGCRGDDSAGSDAGRAWLYLGSLQGLATEAVWSAYGEAAGDLFGAVAGLGDVDGDGFGDVLVGAPGMSDDHPDGGALYCYCGFADMPKLSSGWFAQSDQAGAQLAYRVVGAGDVTGDGFDDLWVAAPWYDNGEADEGAVFLFPGGHAGLSYLPIWWAESNQENAHLGFGIDCAGDVNGDGLVDVIVGAPWYDTGSGYNGAAFMWYSQLGGIPLGTPDNADWSVLGMQASAQLGAGVCGIGDVNGDGYADVAVGAPYYDNGSTDEGGVWAYYGGPGGPSAVSDWFHDTDKASTGYGLRVSSAGDMNGDGYSDLLVGAPLYDHPETDEGLLAVYLGGEDGLQVGAPWWWTESDEAGAQLGLAIDCAGDVNADGYSDIIAGAPYFNGILTDDGVAYIWLGAATTPTTTPEFSVTAGQAYAHTGTAVAGVGDVDGDGYDDVLVGARDYDAGSLGDAGLAFLYRGESGGIDHGAAPWLLEGNQDGGGAGNAVGGGDFNGDGFADLVVGASRYTLGQDTEGMAFLFYGNGGRGLSRTPRQWQVDGATRLAPLGRSTELDAVAISARGRTPAGRGRVRLAVEVKPLGTPFDGAGVVTGPWTWTGAPGTYGSTVDLAPRVVGGLADDTPQHWRLRLETEDPRFPRTPWFGLPSSGVSRTAFRTRSSGTSVETVPGLGALALSNHPNPFNPATTLRYALPAQARVRLSVHDTAGRWLRDLVDETQEAGPHTVRWNGCDGAGRPLPSGVYFARLEAGAWSESRKLVLLK, encoded by the coding sequence ATGCCTCGCGCGTCCCGCCTCGCTTCCGGCCTTCGCCTCGCGGCCGCCCTGCTTGCGCTCCTGCTGCTGACCGCTCCCGCGCCCCGCGAGCAGACGTCCCCCGTTCCCGGCGACTGGTGGACCGAGGTGCAGACCGCGCTCAGCGCGGCGGAGTACCTGCCCGAGGCCATGGACGGCGGGTTCGGGGCCCCGAATCGCGCGCAGGGGCTGCGCCTGCGCTTCGACGCGGAGGGCGTCAGCGTGTCGCCGCGCCGCGCGTCGGCGGGCGACTGGCGCTGGGCCTGGCGCACGGCGCGCTGGGGGCGTCCGGCCGCGCTGGCCGAGGCCGGCGCCGTGGGTCCGATCGCCGACGCGCGGCAGATCCACTATGTCCGCGAGGGCCTGGTCGAGTGGTATGCCAACGGCGAGTCCGGGCTCGAGCAGGGCTTCACGGTGAGCGAGGCGCCCCCGGGGGCGGGGCCGCTCTGCATCGTCGGCGCGGTGGAGACGTCGCTGGGGTTCGACCCGAGCGCCGACGGCGACGCGCTGCAGTTCGCCGACGCGGACGGCCACGCGCGCCTGCGCTACGACGCGCTCCGCGCCTGGGACGACGCCGGCCGCGAGCTGCCCTGCCGCATGGCGCTGGCCGACGGCGCGCTGCGCCTGGAGGTGGACGACACCGGCGCGCGCTACCCGGTGACCCTCGACCCGCTGCTCAGCACGCCCGACTGGCTGGTGCAGGGCGCCATCATGAACGCCGAGCTGGGCTACCGGGTCGCGCCCGCGGGCGACGTGAACGGCGACGGCTACGGCGACATCATCGTCGGCTCGCCGGACTACACGAGCAACGGCTGGCTCTTCTACGGGCGCGCGTGGGTGTTCCTCGGCGGGGCCGGCGGGCCGTCGTCGACGCCGCACTGGGAGGTGACCACCACCCAGGACGGCTGCAAGTTCGGCTACAGTGTGGCCGCGGCGGGTGACGTCAACGGCGACGGCTACGACGACGTGCTGGTGGGCGCGCCGGATTACGCCGTCGACTACTACGCCAACGGCGCGGCCTTCCTCTACCTCGGCTCGGCCTCGGGGCTCGACACGAGCTACGACTGGCGCGAGGACGGCAACGACGTCTACGTCTCCTTCGGGTGGAGCGTGGCCGGCGCTGGCGACGTGAACGGCGACGGCTACGACGACATCCTCATCGGCGATCCCTACTACGGCACCACCGGCCGCGCGACGCTCTACCTTGGAGGGTCCGCAGGACCCGACCATACAATCGACTGGGCGGTGGGCATCGCGGGGCGCAGCGGCAACAGCGTGGCCGGCGCGGGTGACGTCAACGGCGACGGCTACGCCGACATCGCCGTGGGCATCCCCTGGCGGACGGGCACGCTCGGCGCCGAGGGCGGCTTCCGCGTCTACCACGGCGGCGCGTCGGGGCCCGACACCACGCCCGACTGCGACGTGCTGGGCGACGAGATCGGCGAGTATCTGGGCTACAGCGTGGCCGGCGCGGGCGACGTGAACGGCGACGGCTACGCCGACCTGCTCGTGGGCGGCGTCGCGCTGGACGGCTACTACGCCACGCACTCGCGCGTGCAGCTCTACCTGGGTGGCGCGTCGGGCACGGCCACGGCGCCGGCCTGGGAGATCACCCAGGCCGACCACGGGCAGGCGCTGGGCTACGACATCGCGAGTGCGGGCGACGTGAACGGCGACGGCGTCGCCGACGTCCTCGTGGGCTGCCGCGGCGACGACTCGGCCGGCAGCGACGCGGGCCGCGCCTGGCTCTACCTGGGCAGCCTGCAGGGCCTGGCGACCGAGGCCGTCTGGAGCGCCTACGGCGAGGCCGCCGGCGACCTCTTCGGCGCGGTGGCCGGCCTCGGCGACGTGGACGGCGACGGCTTCGGCGACGTGCTGGTCGGCGCGCCCGGCATGTCCGACGACCATCCCGACGGCGGCGCGCTCTACTGCTACTGCGGCTTCGCCGACATGCCCAAGCTCAGCAGCGGCTGGTTCGCGCAGTCGGATCAGGCCGGCGCGCAGCTGGCCTACCGCGTGGTGGGCGCCGGCGACGTGACCGGCGACGGCTTCGACGACCTCTGGGTCGCCGCACCCTGGTACGACAACGGCGAGGCGGACGAGGGCGCGGTCTTCCTCTTCCCCGGCGGCCACGCGGGCCTGTCCTACCTGCCGATCTGGTGGGCCGAGAGCAACCAGGAGAACGCGCACCTCGGCTTCGGCATCGACTGCGCGGGCGACGTGAACGGCGACGGCCTGGTGGACGTCATCGTGGGCGCGCCGTGGTACGACACGGGCAGCGGCTACAACGGCGCGGCGTTCATGTGGTACAGCCAGCTGGGCGGCATTCCGCTCGGCACGCCGGACAACGCGGACTGGTCCGTGCTCGGCATGCAGGCCAGCGCCCAGCTGGGCGCCGGCGTCTGCGGCATCGGCGACGTGAACGGCGACGGCTATGCCGACGTCGCCGTGGGCGCGCCCTACTACGACAACGGCAGCACCGACGAGGGCGGCGTCTGGGCCTACTACGGCGGCCCCGGCGGCCCGAGCGCCGTCAGCGACTGGTTCCACGACACCGACAAGGCCAGCACCGGCTACGGCCTGCGCGTCTCGAGCGCCGGCGACATGAACGGCGACGGCTACAGCGACCTGCTCGTCGGCGCGCCGCTCTACGACCACCCCGAGACGGACGAGGGCCTGCTCGCCGTCTACCTGGGCGGCGAGGACGGACTGCAGGTGGGCGCGCCCTGGTGGTGGACCGAGAGCGACGAGGCCGGCGCGCAGCTGGGCCTCGCCATCGACTGCGCGGGGGACGTGAACGCGGACGGCTACAGCGACATCATCGCCGGCGCGCCCTATTTCAACGGAATCCTGACCGACGACGGCGTCGCCTACATCTGGCTGGGCGCGGCGACGACGCCGACCACCACGCCGGAGTTCTCGGTGACGGCGGGCCAGGCCTACGCCCACACGGGCACGGCGGTGGCCGGCGTGGGCGACGTGGACGGCGACGGCTACGACGACGTGCTCGTCGGCGCGCGCGACTACGACGCGGGCAGCCTCGGCGACGCCGGACTGGCCTTCCTCTACCGCGGCGAGTCCGGGGGCATCGACCACGGCGCCGCGCCCTGGCTGCTCGAGGGCAATCAGGACGGCGGCGGCGCCGGCAACGCGGTCGGCGGCGGCGACTTCAACGGCGACGGCTTCGCGGACCTCGTGGTCGGCGCGTCGCGCTACACGCTGGGCCAGGACACGGAGGGCATGGCCTTCCTGTTCTACGGCAACGGCGGCCGCGGCCTGTCGCGCACGCCGCGCCAGTGGCAGGTGGACGGCGCGACCCGTCTCGCGCCGCTCGGCCGGAGCACGGAGCTGGACGCCGTCGCGATCAGCGCCCGCGGCCGCACGCCGGCCGGCCGCGGCCGCGTGCGCCTCGCCGTGGAGGTGAAGCCGCTGGGCACGCCCTTCGATGGCGCGGGGGTCGTCACCGGTCCCTGGACCTGGACGGGCGCGCCGGGCACCTACGGCAGCACGGTGGATCTCGCGCCGCGGGTGGTGGGCGGACTCGCCGACGACACGCCCCAGCACTGGCGGCTGCGCCTCGAGACCGAGGACCCGCGCTTCCCGCGCACGCCGTGGTTCGGCCTGCCGTCCAGCGGCGTCAGCCGGACGGCCTTCCGCACCAGGAGCAGCGGCACGTCGGTGGAGACCGTGCCGGGCCTGGGCGCGCTGGCGCTGTCGAACCATCCCAACCCCTTCAACCCCGCCACCACTCTGCGCTACGCGCTGCCCGCGCAGGCCAGGGTGCGGCTGAGCGTGCACGACACGGCCGGCCGCTGGTTGCGGGATCTTGTCGACGAGACGCAGGAGGCCGGCCCGCACACGGTGCGGTGGAATGGGTGTGATGGGGCGGGCCGGCCCTTGCCTTCCGGCGTCTACTTCGCGCGCCTCGAGGCGGGAGCCTGGAGCGAGAGCCGGAAGCTGGTGCTTCTCAAGTAG